In Candidatus Epulonipiscium viviparus, one DNA window encodes the following:
- a CDS encoding AAA family ATPase produces MRPIKLTIQGLNNFQNAQVIDFAKLTEKGLFGIFGATGSGKSTILDAITFALYGEVARKSSNYININCSCATVSFEFAIAKTTYIIDRTIQRKNNSTSCRLIELIDSNPKVLADKVRDVNLACKNIIGLSFEDFSRTVVLPQGKFSEFFRLKGADRREMLERLFGLEKYGHRLSEKIKSRLDASQRNYSIVQRQLVDYEDATEENYAATKQALDAATANCISLKASAAAAMKTYSDYQEIWNNQLKLTEWLQKKDALDAQNEVINANAARLQKANMADKVYPSMMAAERVEVKLKAQLILKRDFDLQLEILKTTQATTEATYQDLLTQKNVDVPALNEQRININKLEQAKTKLDATIFEIDQLDDKKAEYLRAKDLTAKDMAAVEIAIAELDATIKSDESALATLAIDVDTKEAIRQGYELSGQYKQAAADVEDKRNRTADIYATVKNLTAQKNQLLERGISAKAACDAATKNLTALQTEQMSAKIRLTLAAGAPCPVCGSVEHVAVKTSDTVEVLAIRELEDKKIVAEDLRNELRAKYKSASDRLVDKNQLLIQYQRDEDAAIANLDSMKAKLKQLTDETAIVNFEAKYLEVVRDEKSSARLAVNIEENRKKHQAISEQYKGHQENLVKIQNEINVIDATTTVKAELIGAYTEEVVDIIATLTTANATGNATAISNYVAQVLNSIGSLAQIDAKLAQIALDFERAAAAKVEADQAVATAMQTKVAIDTAVKSLEIDYTEVIDCLNAALAQYDYADVEQVAKDVLDEASKIAIEEEISAYNRGLDEISGAIRVLNEHISGAVVSEDDWRAVQVARDIAEAEFLEANNAVISVGNNLKVIEAKLEKALELNLEAEKISKEIELLNSLFNLFKGKMFVEFIAIDKLKYIAMEASKKLFAISNGRYELALNADGGFMIKDYANGGAARDGSTLSGGETFLASLSLALALSSHIQLRGSVPLELFFLDEGFGTLDENLLDVVIGSLEQLHNDKLKVGIISHMAAIKSRVPAKLILASSTAGNVNATISLD; encoded by the coding sequence ATGAGGCCCATTAAATTAACCATACAAGGATTGAATAACTTTCAAAACGCCCAAGTGATAGATTTTGCAAAGCTTACCGAAAAAGGGCTATTTGGGATATTTGGTGCTACTGGAAGTGGCAAGTCGACGATTTTAGATGCTATCACATTTGCGCTCTATGGAGAGGTGGCAAGAAAAAGTAGTAATTATATCAATATCAATTGTAGCTGTGCGACGGTTAGCTTCGAATTTGCTATTGCAAAAACCACGTATATAATTGATCGAACAATTCAGCGTAAAAACAATTCTACCTCATGTAGACTTATAGAGTTAATCGACTCAAATCCTAAAGTGTTAGCAGATAAAGTTCGAGATGTTAATCTTGCTTGCAAAAATATTATTGGACTTAGCTTTGAAGATTTTTCGCGAACTGTTGTGTTGCCACAGGGAAAGTTCAGTGAATTTTTTCGGCTTAAGGGTGCGGATAGACGTGAAATGCTGGAGAGGTTATTTGGTTTAGAAAAGTATGGGCATAGGCTCAGTGAAAAAATTAAGAGTCGACTTGATGCATCTCAACGCAATTATAGTATTGTGCAAAGGCAATTGGTAGACTATGAAGATGCAACGGAAGAAAATTATGCGGCAACTAAACAGGCCTTGGATGCGGCAACGGCAAATTGTATTTCGCTCAAAGCATCGGCGGCAGCTGCAATGAAAACTTATAGCGATTATCAAGAGATTTGGAACAATCAGTTAAAATTAACCGAGTGGCTGCAGAAAAAAGACGCATTAGATGCGCAAAATGAAGTGATAAATGCAAATGCGGCGAGGCTTCAGAAGGCCAATATGGCTGATAAAGTGTATCCGTCGATGATGGCAGCAGAGCGTGTGGAAGTCAAGTTGAAAGCTCAATTGATACTCAAACGAGATTTTGATTTGCAACTAGAAATACTAAAAACGACTCAGGCTACAACAGAGGCAACGTACCAAGATCTGCTTACACAAAAAAATGTGGATGTTCCAGCGTTAAATGAGCAAAGGATTAACATCAATAAACTGGAGCAGGCAAAAACTAAGCTCGATGCTACCATTTTTGAAATAGACCAATTAGACGATAAAAAGGCAGAATATCTGCGAGCAAAAGATCTAACGGCTAAAGATATGGCAGCAGTTGAGATAGCAATTGCGGAGCTGGATGCTACTATCAAGAGCGATGAATCTGCATTAGCAACATTGGCAATAGACGTTGATACCAAAGAAGCTATTAGGCAGGGGTACGAATTATCTGGACAATATAAGCAAGCCGCGGCAGATGTAGAGGACAAACGCAACAGGACGGCCGACATATATGCGACAGTGAAAAATCTGACCGCACAGAAAAATCAACTTTTAGAACGAGGGATATCTGCAAAGGCCGCCTGTGATGCTGCAACTAAAAATTTAACGGCATTACAAACCGAACAGATGTCGGCAAAAATTCGATTGACATTAGCAGCTGGTGCGCCATGCCCTGTGTGCGGATCTGTCGAACACGTAGCAGTGAAAACTAGTGATACTGTAGAAGTTTTGGCGATTCGAGAATTAGAAGATAAAAAAATCGTAGCAGAGGATTTACGCAATGAGCTTAGAGCAAAATATAAAAGTGCTAGCGATAGGTTGGTGGACAAAAATCAGCTCCTAATACAATATCAGCGTGATGAGGATGCTGCTATAGCAAATCTAGATTCGATGAAAGCGAAATTGAAACAGCTCACTGATGAAACAGCGATTGTAAATTTTGAAGCAAAATATTTGGAAGTGGTACGAGATGAAAAATCTAGCGCACGACTGGCGGTTAATATTGAGGAAAATCGCAAGAAGCATCAGGCTATATCTGAACAGTATAAAGGGCATCAAGAGAATCTCGTTAAAATTCAAAATGAGATAAATGTAATAGATGCAACCACGACGGTCAAAGCGGAGCTCATTGGTGCTTATACAGAAGAAGTTGTGGACATTATAGCAACACTGACAACAGCCAACGCAACAGGCAACGCAACAGCTATATCGAATTATGTGGCACAGGTTTTGAATAGCATTGGGTCATTGGCTCAGATAGATGCGAAATTGGCTCAAATTGCTTTAGACTTCGAGCGCGCAGCAGCAGCAAAAGTGGAGGCAGACCAAGCTGTTGCAACTGCCATGCAGACCAAGGTGGCTATTGATACTGCGGTAAAATCGCTAGAAATTGACTATACAGAGGTAATAGACTGTCTGAATGCGGCATTGGCTCAATATGATTATGCTGATGTGGAGCAAGTGGCGAAGGACGTCTTGGATGAAGCGAGCAAGATCGCAATAGAAGAGGAGATCTCGGCGTATAACAGGGGTTTGGATGAAATTTCTGGTGCGATCAGAGTTTTGAATGAACACATTTCAGGAGCGGTTGTTTCGGAAGATGACTGGCGCGCTGTGCAAGTGGCGAGGGATATAGCGGAAGCAGAATTTTTGGAGGCCAACAACGCTGTAATTTCTGTGGGGAATAATCTCAAAGTGATAGAGGCAAAATTAGAGAAAGCTTTGGAGCTAAATTTAGAGGCCGAAAAAATTAGTAAAGAGATTGAGTTGTTAAATAGCTTGTTTAATTTGTTTAAGGGCAAAATGTTTGTGGAGTTTATTGCAATAGATAAGTTGAAATATATTGCGATGGAGGCTTCGAAAAAATTGTTTGCGATAAGCAATGGTCGATACGAATTGGCGCTGAACGCAGATGGTGGATTTATGATTAAGGACTACGCAAACGGTGGCGCGGCTCGAGATGGCTCAACATTGTCTGGCGGCGAAACCTTTTTGGCATCATTGTCATTAGCATTGGCGCTTTCGTCGCATATACAGCTTCGAGGCTCCGTTCCGCTTGAGTTATTTTTTTTGGACGAAGGATTTGGAACGTTGGACGAAAATTTACTAGATGTAGTGATTGGGTCATTGGAGCAGTTACACAACGATAAGCTGAAGGTGGGAATCATTTCGCATATGGCAGCGATCAAAAGTCGGGTGCCGGCCAAACTGATTTTGGCATCTTCGACAGCGGGCAATGTGAATGCCACGATTTCGCTAGACTAA
- the acpS gene encoding holo-ACP synthase yields MIVGIGTDIIEIDRIEKIVAENTTFVKKIFAESEVDYLAQKKYRPESIAGLFAAKEAVSKAMGTGFRNIKMSEIEITHTGLGQPQVVLNGMAKERAEELTVSNICISISHCKKYAIAYVIMEKYT; encoded by the coding sequence ATGATAGTTGGAATAGGTACAGATATTATAGAAATAGATCGTATAGAAAAGATTGTGGCTGAAAATACTACTTTTGTAAAAAAAATTTTTGCCGAATCAGAAGTGGATTATTTGGCTCAAAAAAAGTACAGGCCTGAATCAATTGCAGGTTTGTTTGCAGCAAAAGAGGCGGTAAGCAAAGCAATGGGAACAGGATTCAGAAATATAAAAATGTCAGAAATAGAAATTACTCATACAGGTCTTGGACAACCTCAAGTAGTTTTGAATGGCATGGCAAAGGAGCGAGCAGAGGAGTTGACAGTAAGTAATATTTGTATTAGTATTTCACATTGTAAAAAGTATGCAATTGCGTATGTTATTATGGAAAAATACACATAA
- the alr gene encoding alanine racemase, with amino-acid sequence MAFLKPRVIAEVNLSAIRHNYREIRKIIPKEVEIMGVVKADAYGHGAIRVSSILQEEGVDRLAVAIAKEGEELRVSGVTLPILVLGYTPQADIELLIVNDLTQTVFSYEMAEYISMEASKFNKTINVHIKIDTGMGRIGFLPNTNSILEIRKIMNLPHINVEGLFTHFATADEEDRSYTKEQWSVFKGFINELKDFDIEIPLIHASNSGAILSYPHTYLDIVRPGIVLYGHYPSEFLEHKKISLMPSMSLKTQVVHLKELSKDKCVSYGKSFVTTRKTKIATIPIGYADGYPRRLSNKASVLINGEYAKIIGKICMDQFMVDITDIGKVDIGDEVVLFGVQKGKSILVEELASTADTINYELICTIGKRVPRRYID; translated from the coding sequence ATGGCTTTTTTAAAACCACGCGTAATAGCAGAAGTAAACTTGAGTGCAATAAGGCATAATTATAGAGAAATTAGAAAAATTATTCCCAAAGAGGTGGAAATAATGGGTGTAGTAAAAGCAGATGCGTATGGGCATGGCGCAATTCGGGTATCGAGCATCTTGCAAGAAGAGGGGGTAGATCGACTAGCAGTGGCAATAGCAAAGGAAGGCGAAGAGCTGCGGGTATCCGGAGTGACGTTACCGATTTTAGTTTTGGGATATACGCCCCAAGCCGATATCGAGCTTCTTATTGTTAATGATTTAACGCAGACGGTCTTTTCGTACGAAATGGCCGAGTATATTTCGATGGAGGCTAGCAAGTTTAACAAAACAATCAATGTTCACATCAAAATTGATACTGGAATGGGGCGTATAGGATTTTTGCCAAATACAAATAGTATATTAGAGATACGAAAAATCATGAATTTGCCACATATCAATGTAGAAGGATTATTTACGCATTTTGCAACTGCGGATGAAGAAGATCGATCATATACTAAAGAACAATGGAGTGTATTTAAAGGGTTTATTAATGAGCTTAAAGATTTTGACATAGAAATTCCGTTAATACATGCATCAAATAGTGGAGCAATATTAAGTTATCCTCACACATATTTGGATATTGTGCGACCTGGCATTGTACTTTATGGGCACTATCCATCAGAATTTTTAGAACATAAAAAAATTTCTTTAATGCCTTCGATGAGTTTAAAAACGCAGGTAGTGCATTTAAAAGAACTCTCGAAAGACAAATGTGTTAGCTATGGCAAAAGCTTTGTAACGACGCGCAAAACGAAGATAGCGACTATTCCGATAGGCTACGCTGATGGCTACCCAAGACGATTATCAAACAAAGCATCTGTCTTGATTAACGGAGAGTATGCAAAAATCATTGGCAAAATCTGCATGGACCAATTTATGGTTGATATAACAGATATTGGAAAAGTTGATATTGGAGATGAAGTAGTTTTATTTGGTGTCCAAAAAGGCAAATCCATTCTGGTTGAAGAGCTAGCAAGCACTGCAGATACTATAAACTACGAGTTGATCTGTACGATAGGCAAAAGGGTGCCAAGACGCTACATTGATTGA
- a CDS encoding type II toxin-antitoxin system PemK/MazF family toxin, which yields MIVKRGDIFYADLSPVIGSEQGGIRPVLVVQNEMGNRFSPTVICAAITSKINKAKLPTHVEIDDKYYGIVKKSVILLEQIRTIDKKRLKEKICHLDQDLMKQVDKAILVSFSIGT from the coding sequence ATGATAGTTAAACGTGGTGATATATTTTATGCAGATTTAAGTCCTGTCATAGGGTCCGAGCAAGGTGGTATTCGTCCTGTATTGGTTGTGCAAAATGAAATGGGAAATAGATTTAGTCCCACTGTTATTTGTGCGGCAATAACATCAAAAATTAATAAGGCTAAACTCCCAACCCATGTGGAAATAGATGATAAATATTATGGTATAGTAAAAAAGTCAGTAATTTTATTAGAGCAAATTAGAACTATCGATAAAAAAAGATTAAAAGAAAAAATATGCCACTTAGATCAGGATTTAATGAAACAAGTAGATAAGGCTATACTTGTGAGCTTTAGCATAGGTACATAG
- a CDS encoding ATP-dependent Clp protease ATP-binding subunit — MEQSKLTQQAKEAIDYAEHIMVQFNHKYLGTEHMLVGLAHVDGSISKTALNNQQIKEDDLVQKIREIIGKGSAGDKTQVGFTPRMKLLLDKSDKLAKQLGTTEVGTEHILMVLLKEPQSVAIRILELLKVDTTKLYISLNNIVVGDKIKDINFNINSMKENKASLTPTLDKFSRDFTQLALGEKFDPVIGRELEIERMIQILSRRTKNNPCLIGEPGVGKTAVVEGLAQKIVIGAVPSILKNRRVVSLDLSSLVAGTRYRGEFEERINKVIKEIVDAGDLILFIDELHTIIGAGSAEGTMDASNILKPSLARGDLQLIGATTLSEYRKYIEKDAALERRFQPVMIEEPTSAETLEILEGIKKHYENHHQVTISEGALKSAVKLSKRYINDRFLPDKAIDLIDEAASRVRLRAYTSPEKIKETELNLLKVSSQKEEAIIEEEYEKAASIKKEENLLKEKLIKLTKDWEDKQTKSNQIVTDEDVADVVSSWVNIPVNRLNSEDTAKLKNLEKELHERIIGQDEAIVSVSKAVRRGRVGLKDPNRPIGSFLFLGPTGVGKTELTKALAFTLFGNEHAMIRIDMSEYMEKHSVSKLIGSPPGYVGFEEGGQITEKIRKKPYSVILLDEIEKAHPDVFNMLLQILDDGHVTDSKGRKVDFKNTIIIMTSNIGATQITAPKRVGFVDTTNADREYKDMKKTVMEEVKKLFKPEFLNRLDETIVFHPLTTGNIEEIAQVMTKSLINRISKNVGVNLKLSESAIKLLAKKGYDQAYGARPLKRVIQSEIEDKLADKMLEGKILEGDNVKVKVKEEKLIFTK; from the coding sequence ATGGAACAATCAAAATTAACTCAACAAGCAAAAGAAGCAATTGATTATGCCGAACATATTATGGTGCAGTTTAACCATAAATATCTGGGAACAGAACACATGCTAGTGGGTTTGGCACATGTAGATGGATCGATTTCTAAAACAGCTCTTAACAACCAGCAGATCAAAGAAGACGATTTGGTTCAAAAAATTCGTGAAATTATTGGCAAAGGAAGTGCCGGAGATAAAACTCAAGTAGGGTTTACTCCTAGGATGAAACTGCTGCTTGATAAAAGTGACAAATTAGCCAAACAGCTTGGTACTACTGAGGTTGGAACAGAGCACATATTGATGGTTTTGTTAAAAGAACCGCAATCTGTTGCAATTAGAATTTTGGAACTTTTGAAAGTTGATACAACAAAACTCTATATAAGCTTGAATAATATTGTAGTTGGTGATAAAATTAAGGATATCAATTTTAATATTAATAGCATGAAAGAAAATAAAGCAAGTTTGACACCAACTCTAGACAAATTTAGTCGAGATTTTACTCAGTTAGCCCTAGGCGAAAAGTTCGACCCTGTTATAGGTCGTGAGTTAGAAATCGAAAGAATGATTCAAATTTTATCACGTAGGACCAAAAACAATCCTTGCCTTATAGGAGAACCAGGGGTTGGAAAGACAGCAGTTGTGGAAGGGTTGGCTCAAAAAATCGTTATTGGTGCTGTGCCTAGTATTTTAAAAAACAGACGAGTGGTATCTCTCGATTTGTCTAGCTTAGTTGCAGGCACTCGCTATAGAGGTGAATTTGAAGAACGCATCAACAAGGTTATTAAAGAAATTGTAGACGCCGGGGATCTAATTCTGTTTATTGATGAGCTGCACACAATTATTGGCGCCGGCTCTGCAGAAGGGACCATGGATGCATCGAACATTCTTAAACCTTCGTTGGCTCGTGGAGATTTACAATTAATTGGGGCAACGACTTTGTCTGAATATCGTAAATATATAGAAAAAGACGCGGCGCTGGAGAGAAGATTTCAACCTGTTATGATAGAAGAACCTACTTCTGCTGAAACTTTGGAAATATTAGAGGGCATTAAGAAGCATTATGAAAATCATCACCAGGTAACTATATCCGAAGGGGCTTTAAAATCTGCAGTAAAGCTTTCGAAGCGATACATTAACGACAGATTTTTGCCAGACAAAGCAATAGATTTAATCGATGAGGCGGCGTCCCGTGTACGACTTAGAGCCTATACTTCTCCAGAAAAAATTAAGGAAACTGAGCTAAATTTATTAAAAGTTTCGAGCCAAAAAGAAGAAGCCATTATAGAAGAAGAATATGAAAAAGCAGCTTCTATCAAAAAAGAAGAGAACCTTCTAAAGGAAAAGCTAATCAAACTTACTAAAGATTGGGAAGATAAGCAAACCAAGAGTAATCAAATTGTGACAGACGAGGATGTTGCAGATGTAGTTAGCAGCTGGGTAAATATTCCTGTAAATCGGCTAAATAGTGAAGATACGGCCAAGCTCAAAAACCTCGAAAAAGAATTACACGAGCGTATCATTGGCCAGGATGAAGCAATAGTAAGCGTTTCTAAGGCAGTTCGTCGTGGGCGAGTGGGGCTTAAAGATCCCAATAGGCCAATCGGTTCATTTTTATTTTTGGGGCCAACTGGTGTTGGAAAAACAGAGCTTACAAAAGCTTTAGCATTTACCTTATTTGGAAATGAACATGCTATGATTAGAATTGATATGAGTGAGTATATGGAAAAGCATTCTGTATCTAAATTGATAGGATCACCTCCTGGATATGTTGGATTTGAAGAAGGCGGCCAAATAACTGAGAAAATTAGAAAAAAACCGTATAGTGTAATTTTACTAGATGAAATCGAAAAGGCACATCCAGATGTGTTTAATATGTTATTGCAAATTCTGGACGATGGGCATGTTACAGATTCGAAGGGGAGAAAAGTAGACTTTAAGAATACGATCATTATAATGACTTCTAATATAGGTGCGACGCAAATTACTGCACCTAAACGAGTGGGTTTTGTGGATACAACCAATGCAGATAGAGAATATAAAGATATGAAAAAAACTGTGATGGAAGAAGTTAAGAAGTTATTTAAACCAGAATTTCTTAATCGATTGGATGAGACGATTGTATTTCATCCGTTAACAACCGGAAATATCGAAGAAATTGCACAGGTTATGACAAAATCACTTATTAATAGAATTTCTAAAAACGTAGGAGTAAACTTAAAGCTTTCTGAGTCTGCTATCAAGCTCTTAGCAAAAAAAGGTTATGACCAAGCATATGGTGCACGACCTCTCAAACGTGTAATCCAATCTGAAATTGAAGACAAATTGGCGGATAAAATGTTGGAAGGTAAAATTTTGGAAGGGGATAATGTGAAAGTTAAAGTTAAGGAAGAAAAGTTAATCTTTACAAAATAG
- a CDS encoding endosialidase, with protein MAIVEELIRVNDDGSLSFGNYLLPAKDKVEEFIIDGVSFKAKTFNEVTKLKREGQLVYESIPGTAVHHFSVSDEKVYFTIEGYAPTGITLELTPSTTYQFKIDGQEVALVKTTATGKVSIHVDAVKEPQTIELIKK; from the coding sequence ATGGCAATAGTAGAAGAGTTAATTCGAGTAAATGACGATGGGTCACTAAGTTTTGGAAATTATTTATTACCCGCGAAGGATAAAGTCGAGGAATTTATAATTGATGGGGTAAGTTTTAAGGCAAAAACCTTTAATGAAGTGACCAAGTTGAAAAGAGAAGGACAATTAGTATATGAATCTATTCCAGGGACAGCTGTGCATCATTTTTCTGTTTCTGATGAAAAAGTCTATTTCACTATCGAGGGATATGCTCCTACTGGAATAACTCTAGAACTCACACCTAGTACAACTTATCAGTTTAAAATTGACGGGCAAGAAGTTGCCTTAGTCAAGACGACTGCAACTGGTAAGGTTAGTATTCATGTCGATGCGGTGAAAGAACCTCAGACAATCGAATTAATTAAAAAGTAA
- the ung gene encoding uracil-DNA glycosylase: MNILPQLTPEKSKPYFQDLMQFLDYEYANHTVFPPRKDIFNALKYTPDIKVVILGQDPYHGRNQAHGFAFSVNDGVRIPPSLVNIFKEIGTTPKSGNLEYLAKQGVLLLNAVLTVREGQANSHQGKGWEIFTNRIIEIVNTKQTPVIFMLWGNYAQQKESLITNPIHYVLKSTHPSPLSANRGFIGCNHFNIANEILIKTKQTPIQWH, encoded by the coding sequence ATGAATATTTTGCCTCAACTGACACCCGAAAAATCAAAGCCATACTTTCAGGATTTGATGCAATTTTTAGATTATGAGTATGCCAATCACACTGTGTTTCCACCCCGAAAAGACATTTTCAATGCCCTCAAATATACTCCCGACATAAAAGTCGTAATACTAGGGCAAGACCCATATCACGGACGAAACCAAGCTCATGGCTTTGCATTTTCTGTAAACGACGGCGTACGAATTCCCCCCTCTCTTGTAAATATCTTTAAAGAAATCGGAACCACCCCCAAAAGTGGCAATCTAGAATATTTGGCCAAGCAAGGAGTTTTACTATTAAACGCGGTTTTAACCGTACGAGAAGGGCAAGCCAATTCGCATCAAGGAAAAGGCTGGGAGATTTTTACTAATAGGATTATAGAAATAGTAAACACAAAGCAAACACCAGTTATCTTTATGCTATGGGGTAATTATGCACAGCAAAAAGAAAGCCTAATCACAAACCCCATTCACTATGTTCTCAAATCCACTCATCCGAGCCCCCTTTCTGCAAACCGTGGCTTTATAGGCTGCAATCACTTTAATATAGCAAATGAAATATTAATAAAAACCAAACAAACGCCTATACAATGGCACTAA
- a CDS encoding NCS2 family permease, giving the protein MKIFDLKGNGTNIKTELVAGITTFMTMAYILAINPNLLSAAGMDAGALFTATAIAAIVGTLCMAFMANYPFALAPGMGLNAFFAFTVVIGMGISFEVALTAVLVEGIIFLIMSFFNVRESIFKAIPQNLKYAVGTGIGFFIAFIGFQNANLVVADGATKVSIFSFAKYNASFAGEMYTFNNVGISIFLALVGLGIISILVVKKVRGAILLGILGTYILGIICELGGLYVPYIPLTEGNPAFYSLIPNFANGLAVPSIKPLLFKFDFSMLLTGEFFAIVFAFLFVDLFDTLGTIMGVSTKANMLDKDGNLPRLKGALMADAIATTVGACIGTSTTTTYVESASGVAEGGRTGLTAVVVAILFAISLFLSPIFLAIPAFATAPALIIVGFYMMGSISKINFTDAEEGIPAFLTIMAMTFTYSISEGIVFGIVSYVIINDLIGNRQQLSYLLRIIALLFVEKYVAGSFFSYTAVITIALAIAIPYYIRRRDEAKEKDKTVKEISHTDQMKVNPTVQKDIKEILEQTITDDMLDDKK; this is encoded by the coding sequence ATGAAAATTTTTGACTTAAAGGGAAATGGCACAAATATTAAGACCGAACTTGTTGCAGGCATTACAACTTTCATGACAATGGCATATATTTTGGCCATAAATCCAAATCTGCTATCTGCAGCTGGAATGGACGCTGGTGCACTATTTACGGCAACGGCCATTGCCGCAATTGTGGGTACTCTGTGTATGGCCTTTATGGCAAACTATCCTTTTGCATTAGCACCTGGAATGGGGCTAAACGCCTTCTTTGCTTTTACCGTAGTTATCGGAATGGGCATAAGTTTTGAAGTTGCGTTAACAGCCGTTTTGGTAGAAGGCATCATATTTTTAATCATGTCATTTTTTAATGTGCGCGAATCAATTTTCAAAGCAATTCCACAAAACCTAAAGTATGCGGTAGGAACAGGAATTGGATTTTTCATTGCCTTCATTGGTTTTCAAAATGCCAATTTGGTAGTTGCCGATGGTGCGACAAAAGTAAGCATCTTTAGTTTTGCCAAATATAACGCATCGTTTGCTGGAGAAATGTATACGTTTAACAACGTGGGGATATCTATTTTTTTAGCATTGGTTGGGTTAGGTATAATTTCTATATTAGTCGTAAAAAAAGTGAGAGGTGCAATCCTTTTAGGAATACTAGGCACTTACATATTAGGAATAATTTGCGAATTAGGCGGGCTCTATGTGCCATATATTCCATTAACAGAAGGTAATCCTGCATTTTATAGTTTGATCCCAAACTTTGCAAACGGCTTGGCTGTACCTAGTATCAAACCACTTTTATTCAAATTCGATTTTAGCATGTTACTAACAGGCGAATTCTTTGCTATCGTATTTGCATTTCTATTTGTCGATCTATTCGATACACTGGGCACAATAATGGGAGTTTCAACCAAAGCCAATATGCTAGATAAAGACGGCAACTTGCCAAGACTGAAAGGCGCGTTAATGGCCGACGCTATTGCAACAACAGTGGGCGCATGCATCGGAACAAGCACAACGACAACATACGTCGAAAGCGCATCTGGAGTCGCAGAAGGTGGCCGAACAGGTCTCACAGCAGTTGTGGTTGCTATATTATTTGCAATATCATTATTTTTATCCCCAATATTTTTAGCAATCCCAGCTTTTGCCACTGCACCGGCCTTGATTATAGTTGGATTCTATATGATGGGATCAATAAGCAAAATCAACTTCACCGATGCGGAAGAAGGCATTCCAGCATTCCTCACAATAATGGCCATGACATTTACCTATAGCATATCAGAAGGAATAGTGTTTGGTATCGTTTCTTATGTCATCATCAACGATCTCATCGGCAATCGCCAGCAACTCAGCTACCTGCTCAGAATTATAGCCCTATTATTTGTAGAAAAATATGTAGCCGGAAGCTTTTTCTCCTATACCGCTGTTATCACAATAGCGCTAGCAATAGCTATACCATATTATATTAGAAGACGAGACGAAGCCAAAGAAAAAGACAAAACGGTAAAGGAAATCAGCCATACAGATCAGATGAAAGTTAATCCAACTGTTCAAAAAGATATAAAAGAAATTTTAGAACAAACTATCACCGATGATATGTTGGACGATAAAAAATAA